A single genomic interval of Mucilaginibacter robiniae harbors:
- a CDS encoding ABC transporter permease: MIQLFFKTLFRNLWKNKTYSFLNIFGLAMGIACASLIFLWVENEISFDQQYSKRDRLYRIMENQAYDGSVRTFGSTPAPMGPAMKTEISGIANTCRMDDARFLFSRGDKALYEQGVYADPSVFNMFTIEFVQGNAQTAFRELYSVVITQKMARQFFGSENQAVGKMLRVNNERSYVVSGVIKDVPSNSTLQFDWLAPFEITYKQRIADLAVWGNNSVNTYVELQPGASPDAVNKQLYGYIQTKASGAIARPLLFSMNDWHLRQGFENGKQAGGRIQYIRMFTFIAWIILLIACINFMNLATARSEKRAKEVGVRKVLGAVKSRLITQFIGEALLMSVIAVILSVIIVVLLLPGFNQLVQQQLTAEVFKPVHMAALLVIALVCGLFSGSYPSFYLSSFNPVAIFKGHKVKSSGPEYVRKGLAVLQFSISITLIISTIIIYQQIQHVKNRELGYNRNNLVAIDIHSTTVRNFTAVKQELLNTGVIDNLGLSDYNPLSDGDNGSGFRWQGKDPNKEILMSYRYVNSGLIPTLNLKLKEGRDFKTDSKSDSTNIIITESLAQLLGEGSALGKTMQTDVNETRTLTFTVVGVVKDFVYGDMYGTSDPVIFFCTPSEAKYIYARIKPQADIANALNRIEGVMKNSEPAYPFVYNFVDDQFNQRFKSEALVGKLSGVFASLAIVISCLGLFGLAAYTAERRNREIGIRKVLGASVAGITTLLSKEFIQLVIIAAIIAFPIAWWSMHQWLDGYAYRITINWWVFVAAGLLAILIALLTISFQSIKAALTNPVKTLRAD, from the coding sequence ATGATTCAGCTCTTTTTTAAAACTTTGTTCCGCAACCTTTGGAAAAATAAGACTTATAGTTTCCTAAATATTTTTGGTTTGGCTATGGGCATTGCCTGTGCCAGTCTGATTTTTTTATGGGTGGAGAACGAGATCAGCTTTGATCAGCAATATAGCAAGCGCGACCGCTTGTACCGTATTATGGAAAATCAGGCGTATGATGGTAGCGTGCGTACCTTTGGTTCTACCCCAGCTCCAATGGGGCCTGCTATGAAAACGGAGATATCCGGCATTGCCAACACTTGCCGTATGGATGATGCCCGTTTTTTGTTCAGTCGGGGAGATAAGGCATTGTACGAACAAGGCGTATATGCTGATCCTTCTGTTTTCAATATGTTTACTATCGAGTTCGTACAGGGCAATGCTCAAACTGCTTTTCGGGAGTTGTACTCGGTAGTGATTACCCAAAAAATGGCCAGGCAGTTCTTCGGGTCTGAAAACCAAGCTGTAGGTAAAATGCTGAGAGTAAATAATGAGCGCAGCTACGTAGTTTCGGGTGTAATTAAGGACGTACCATCTAACTCTACGCTGCAATTTGACTGGTTGGCTCCTTTCGAAATTACTTACAAGCAGCGTATAGCCGATTTAGCAGTGTGGGGCAACAACAGTGTTAACACTTACGTGGAATTACAGCCTGGAGCCAGTCCGGATGCAGTTAACAAACAACTGTACGGTTATATACAAACCAAAGCATCGGGTGCTATTGCGCGGCCATTGTTGTTTTCCATGAACGACTGGCACCTGCGTCAGGGCTTTGAAAATGGGAAGCAAGCCGGAGGCCGCATTCAGTATATCCGTATGTTCACCTTTATCGCCTGGATTATACTGCTGATCGCCTGCATCAACTTCATGAATCTGGCTACGGCCCGTAGCGAAAAGCGAGCTAAAGAAGTAGGTGTACGCAAAGTACTAGGAGCCGTTAAAAGCCGGCTAATTACACAATTTATTGGCGAAGCATTACTGATGTCGGTAATAGCCGTTATATTAAGTGTAATTATCGTAGTGTTGCTGTTGCCTGGCTTTAACCAATTAGTTCAGCAACAGTTAACCGCAGAGGTATTCAAACCTGTACACATGGCAGCTTTACTGGTTATTGCTTTGGTGTGTGGTTTGTTTTCGGGCAGTTACCCTTCTTTTTATCTTTCCTCTTTTAACCCGGTTGCCATATTTAAAGGGCACAAGGTAAAAAGCAGCGGACCAGAATACGTTCGGAAAGGGCTGGCGGTGTTACAGTTCAGCATATCTATAACACTTATTATTAGTACTATCATCATTTATCAGCAAATACAGCATGTAAAAAACAGAGAATTAGGTTATAACCGCAACAACCTGGTGGCGATAGATATTCATTCAACTACGGTGCGCAACTTTACTGCGGTAAAGCAGGAATTACTGAACACCGGCGTTATAGATAACCTGGGTTTAAGCGATTACAATCCCCTAAGCGACGGTGATAATGGTTCCGGATTTAGATGGCAAGGTAAAGATCCGAATAAAGAAATCTTAATGTCTTACCGTTATGTGAACAGTGGCTTAATCCCGACCCTGAATTTAAAGTTAAAGGAAGGCCGTGATTTTAAAACGGATAGTAAGTCAGATAGTACCAATATCATCATCACCGAATCTCTTGCACAACTATTGGGTGAAGGAAGCGCCTTAGGTAAAACCATGCAGACTGATGTAAATGAAACACGAACCTTAACTTTTACGGTAGTAGGCGTAGTTAAAGATTTTGTATATGGCGATATGTACGGTACTAGTGATCCGGTTATTTTTTTCTGCACGCCATCAGAAGCAAAGTATATTTATGCCCGTATTAAGCCACAAGCTGATATAGCTAATGCCTTAAACCGCATAGAAGGTGTTATGAAAAATAGTGAACCAGCCTACCCCTTTGTGTATAACTTTGTTGACGATCAGTTTAACCAGCGTTTTAAAAGTGAGGCATTGGTCGGAAAGCTTTCCGGTGTTTTTGCCTCTTTGGCTATTGTCATCTCCTGCCTGGGGCTGTTTGGTTTGGCCGCCTACACTGCCGAAAGGCGTAACAGAGAAATAGGTATTCGTAAAGTATTAGGTGCTAGTGTGGCGGGTATTACTACTTTGTTATCCAAAGAATTTATTCAACTGGTAATTATTGCCGCCATTATTGCCTTTCCGATAGCTTGGTGGAGTATGCACCAGTGGCTGGATGGCTATGCTTACCGAATAACCATTAATTGGTGGGTGTTTGTAGCCGCAGGTTTATTGGCTATTCTGATCGCTTTATTAACTATCAGCTTTCAATCTATCAAAGCAGCATTAACCAATCCGGTAAAAACCCTACGTGCCGATTGA
- a CDS encoding 2-phosphosulfolactate phosphatase: MQKNCLEVCLTPALLPLYKVENYIVVIIDIFRATSSICYGIENGAEAIIPVSEVEECAAYREKGLNYLLAAERNGEVVTGFDFGNSPFAYTPEKVAGKTVVLTTTNGTHALHLSRQAKRVVIGSFLNLTALCNWLKTQHDNILLVCAGWKNNFNLEDTLFAGAVIEQLKELEYKLDDPAIAANDLYQLGKHDISDYLKKTSHGERLRKLGITEDIAFCMQIDLTTAIPVLEGEKLTKLQD, from the coding sequence ATGCAAAAAAACTGCCTTGAGGTTTGCCTTACCCCGGCTTTACTACCCTTATATAAAGTAGAAAATTATATTGTTGTTATCATCGACATCTTCAGGGCTACGTCATCTATCTGTTACGGTATTGAGAACGGGGCTGAAGCTATTATACCCGTATCAGAAGTAGAAGAATGTGCCGCTTATCGTGAAAAAGGATTGAACTACTTACTAGCTGCCGAACGCAACGGCGAAGTAGTGACTGGTTTTGATTTTGGCAACTCGCCGTTCGCTTACACACCCGAAAAGGTAGCTGGCAAAACAGTAGTACTTACCACTACCAACGGTACACATGCTTTGCACTTGTCACGCCAGGCTAAAAGAGTAGTTATTGGCTCGTTTTTAAATCTAACAGCACTATGCAACTGGCTGAAAACGCAGCACGATAATATTTTGCTGGTATGCGCCGGCTGGAAAAATAACTTCAACCTGGAAGATACTTTATTTGCCGGTGCCGTAATTGAACAACTAAAAGAACTGGAGTACAAGCTGGATGACCCTGCCATTGCGGCTAACGATTTATACCAATTAGGCAAACACGACATCAGCGACTATCTGAAAAAAACCTCGCATGGCGAACGCCTGCGCAAGCTGGGCATTACCGAAGATATTGCCTTTTGCATGCAGATTGATCTAACCACAGCCATACCTGTACTGGAAGGAGAGAAATTAACAAAGCTGCAAGATTAA
- the gcvT gene encoding glycine cleavage system aminomethyltransferase GcvT, whose product MKNTALTPIHIQEGAKMVPFAGYNMPVQYAGINAEHDTVRKAVGVFDVSHMGEFILKGEGALNLIQQVTSNDASKLYDGKVQYSCLPNEQGGIVDDLLVYRIDEKTYMLVVNASNIEKDWEWISKYNSYGVEMKDISDRTSLLAIQGPKATEALQSLTDIDLASMEYYTFKKGTFAGIDNVLVSATGYTGAGGFEIYFDNEHAEHIWKAVFEAGAPFGIKPIGLGARDTLRLEMGFCLYGNDIDDTTSPLEAGLGWITKFSKPFTNSEALQQQKQQGISQKLVGFEMVERGIPRHNYEIVDAEGNNIGRVTSGTQSPSLQKAIGMGYVNATFTKEGSEIYIKIRDNKIKAQVVKLPFASQPAKAGA is encoded by the coding sequence ATGAAAAATACTGCTTTAACTCCCATACACATTCAAGAAGGCGCCAAAATGGTACCTTTTGCCGGGTACAACATGCCGGTGCAATACGCTGGCATTAACGCCGAACATGATACCGTACGCAAAGCGGTAGGTGTATTTGATGTAAGCCACATGGGTGAGTTTATTTTAAAAGGCGAAGGTGCCCTTAATCTTATTCAGCAAGTAACCAGTAATGATGCTTCCAAGCTGTATGATGGTAAGGTGCAATACTCTTGCTTGCCTAACGAGCAAGGCGGTATTGTAGATGACTTGCTGGTGTACCGCATTGACGAGAAAACCTATATGCTGGTGGTAAACGCCTCGAACATTGAAAAAGATTGGGAGTGGATCAGCAAATACAACAGCTATGGGGTAGAGATGAAAGATATATCTGACCGTACTTCGCTGTTAGCTATACAAGGCCCTAAAGCTACCGAGGCGCTGCAAAGCTTAACCGACATTGATTTGGCCTCGATGGAGTATTACACCTTCAAAAAAGGCACATTTGCCGGGATTGATAATGTATTGGTATCGGCTACCGGCTATACCGGAGCAGGGGGCTTTGAAATTTATTTTGATAACGAACACGCCGAACATATCTGGAAAGCCGTATTTGAAGCTGGCGCTCCATTCGGTATTAAACCTATAGGCTTGGGCGCCCGTGATACCCTGCGCCTGGAAATGGGCTTTTGCCTATATGGTAACGACATTGACGATACCACTTCACCACTGGAAGCCGGCTTAGGCTGGATCACCAAGTTCAGCAAACCCTTCACCAACTCCGAAGCTTTGCAGCAGCAAAAGCAACAAGGCATCAGCCAAAAGCTGGTGGGCTTTGAAATGGTAGAACGAGGCATTCCGCGCCACAACTATGAAATTGTAGATGCCGAAGGTAACAATATAGGCCGTGTTACTTCAGGTACCCAGTCGCCTTCACTGCAAAAAGCTATTGGCATGGGCTACGTTAATGCTACCTTTACCAAAGAAGGTTCAGAAATTTACATTAAAATTCGTGATAATAAAATAAAGGCTCAGGTAGTAAAACTACCTTTTGCTTCACAGCCTGCTAAAGCTGGCGCATAA
- a CDS encoding glycosyltransferase family 4 protein, with the protein MKILLLTHLTPFPQNSGYPIVVGNTIQGLVDSGHQVTLFSLDTKKPNKGNDPKTDALTSQIHYYCHETDTNVSPAQVALSWVNGKLFMIDRYYDAEFERLLIKELQSTTYDIIQFEGLFVTAYLNAVRKVTSSKLLYRAHHIEYLVWERLAQQKNDPIKRLYLRLMAKRIKKFELQQLKRFDAAAVFTTQDKDLLNGHHPQLPVEILPVGLNLTRYQPSWDKTEFPSLFFLGAMDWMPNREGMEWFLDNFVQELTQGDLRVRFYVAGNDIPERFDDYEVMGKIYIQGEVDDALEFVNSKAIMIVPLLSGGGMRVKIVEGMAMQKCIISTSLGAEGINYKHGVNILIANTREEFFRAIKRCISDENYCKDIGHHARLLVEEQHNAASITQRLVTFYQQMLLA; encoded by the coding sequence GTGAAAATTCTGCTGCTTACACATTTGACGCCTTTTCCGCAAAACAGCGGATATCCTATTGTAGTAGGCAATACTATTCAGGGCTTGGTTGATTCAGGTCACCAGGTTACCTTATTTTCTCTTGATACTAAAAAACCAAACAAAGGCAACGATCCGAAAACGGATGCGCTGACCAGCCAGATACACTATTACTGTCATGAAACAGATACCAACGTATCGCCCGCGCAGGTAGCGCTAAGCTGGGTTAATGGCAAGCTTTTCATGATAGATCGATATTATGATGCGGAATTTGAACGCTTGCTGATTAAAGAACTGCAAAGCACCACTTACGATATTATCCAGTTTGAGGGTTTATTTGTAACGGCTTATCTGAATGCCGTACGTAAGGTTACTTCTTCTAAACTGTTATACCGGGCTCACCATATTGAGTACTTGGTTTGGGAACGGCTGGCCCAGCAGAAAAATGATCCGATAAAAAGGCTTTACCTGCGGCTCATGGCTAAACGCATTAAGAAATTTGAGCTGCAGCAACTGAAACGGTTTGATGCCGCTGCGGTATTTACCACGCAAGATAAAGACTTGCTGAACGGTCACCATCCGCAGCTACCGGTTGAAATCTTACCAGTGGGCCTGAACCTCACCCGTTACCAACCCAGTTGGGATAAAACCGAATTTCCGAGTTTATTTTTTTTAGGTGCTATGGATTGGATGCCCAACCGGGAAGGTATGGAATGGTTTCTGGATAATTTTGTGCAGGAACTTACGCAAGGCGATTTACGCGTTCGCTTTTATGTAGCCGGTAATGATATACCCGAGCGTTTTGACGATTACGAAGTAATGGGCAAAATTTACATCCAAGGCGAGGTAGATGACGCGCTGGAATTTGTAAACAGCAAAGCTATCATGATTGTGCCCCTGCTATCGGGCGGTGGTATGCGTGTAAAAATTGTAGAAGGCATGGCTATGCAAAAGTGCATCATCTCTACTTCCTTAGGAGCGGAAGGTATCAACTACAAGCACGGTGTTAATATCCTAATCGCTAACACGCGTGAAGAGTTTTTTAGGGCCATTAAGCGCTGTATATCTGACGAAAATTATTGTAAAGATATTGGCCATCATGCCCGCCTCCTGGTAGAAGAGCAACACAATGCGGCTTCTATTACCCAACGTTTGGTAACCTTTTATCAGCAGATGCTTTTAGCCTGA
- a CDS encoding ribonuclease HII, translating into MLQSRYQHHLLEAGCDEAGRGCLAGPVFAAAVILPADFTHPLLTDSKQLTETERYQLRPEIEQQALAYAVASASPAEIDEINILNASFLAMHRAIEGLVPQPEFLIIDGNRFKPYANIPHQCLVKGDSRYYSIAAASVLAKTYRDDYMQQLAAEYPQYDWASNKGYGTARHRAMLVQHGPSPHHRRTFRVKSQQLNIF; encoded by the coding sequence ATGCTGCAATCTAGATATCAGCATCATTTGCTTGAGGCTGGCTGCGATGAGGCAGGCCGTGGTTGCCTGGCCGGACCAGTATTTGCCGCAGCCGTTATTTTACCGGCAGATTTCACCCACCCGCTGCTTACCGACTCTAAACAACTTACCGAAACTGAACGCTATCAATTACGGCCCGAAATTGAACAGCAAGCACTGGCTTATGCAGTAGCCTCAGCCAGCCCTGCCGAAATTGATGAGATTAATATCCTGAATGCTTCTTTTCTGGCTATGCACCGGGCCATTGAAGGGCTGGTGCCTCAACCTGAGTTTTTAATTATTGATGGCAATCGGTTCAAGCCTTACGCCAACATACCGCACCAATGTTTAGTTAAAGGTGATAGCCGTTATTATAGCATTGCGGCCGCTTCGGTACTGGCCAAAACCTACCGTGATGATTATATGCAGCAACTGGCAGCCGAGTATCCGCAGTATGATTGGGCCAGTAATAAAGGTTACGGCACAGCACGGCACCGGGCTATGCTGGTGCAACACGGACCATCTCCACACCACCGCCGTACATTTCGCGTGAAAAGTCAGCAGCTGAACATTTTTTAA
- a CDS encoding PP2C family protein-serine/threonine phosphatase, with protein sequence MQTIEEGSGEDELIKLLLKRQWELNSLLEVTQAINKNTSAPVLIQMLEVILKNYLHIGKLRFLVERQGAFVCVSKYGGNFETVPVLYKACLQLKKVKIPTALAGHADRLLSSYSYFIPIYHKGKALAYALIGDFNLSGEMLSNDLNFIQTLINVIVVALENKKLFRERLQAERLQRELELAAEVQNMLIPVKVHKDKAVELGAKYLPHQDIGGDYFDFFRLNDQEFLWCIADVSGKGISAALLMANFQASLRAWATVDDDLSNVVRRLNTIVIKNTKGERFITLFLAKYNESTRKLTYINAGHTPSILHTGNTTLPLRAGTTMIGVFEELPFLNQGETIVDPGSLLFNYTDGLMDYELNKNDHWDEDTLIEFVKDYSHLSADKFNQVLMDHLNRIIRGRRIDDVTLLTLKFC encoded by the coding sequence ATGCAGACTATTGAAGAAGGCTCAGGCGAAGACGAACTTATTAAATTGTTACTCAAACGGCAGTGGGAGCTCAACTCTCTGCTCGAGGTAACACAAGCTATCAATAAGAATACGTCGGCCCCGGTTTTGATTCAAATGCTGGAGGTTATCCTGAAAAACTATCTGCACATAGGCAAGCTGAGGTTTTTGGTAGAAAGGCAGGGAGCGTTTGTTTGCGTATCTAAGTACGGGGGCAATTTTGAAACCGTACCTGTACTATATAAAGCCTGCCTGCAGTTAAAAAAAGTAAAGATACCTACCGCACTGGCCGGCCATGCCGACCGACTACTGAGCAGCTACAGCTATTTCATTCCCATTTATCATAAAGGTAAAGCACTGGCTTATGCCCTGATTGGTGATTTTAACCTATCGGGCGAAATGCTGAGTAATGACTTGAACTTTATCCAAACGCTGATTAATGTAATTGTAGTAGCGTTAGAAAACAAAAAGCTGTTCAGGGAACGTTTACAGGCCGAACGCTTACAACGCGAGTTGGAATTGGCAGCCGAGGTGCAGAACATGTTGATACCGGTTAAGGTTCACAAAGACAAAGCAGTAGAACTAGGCGCTAAATATTTGCCGCACCAGGATATTGGTGGTGATTACTTCGACTTTTTCCGACTGAATGATCAGGAGTTTTTATGGTGTATTGCCGACGTATCGGGTAAAGGTATATCGGCCGCGCTTTTAATGGCTAACTTTCAGGCCAGTTTGCGAGCATGGGCTACAGTTGATGATGATTTATCAAACGTGGTAAGGCGGCTTAATACTATTGTTATCAAGAATACTAAAGGCGAGCGGTTTATTACTTTGTTTTTAGCGAAGTATAATGAATCTACCCGCAAGCTTACCTACATCAATGCCGGGCATACACCTTCTATTTTACATACTGGCAATACCACCCTGCCGTTACGCGCCGGTACTACCATGATTGGTGTTTTTGAGGAGCTTCCGTTTTTAAACCAGGGAGAAACGATAGTTGACCCTGGCAGTTTGCTATTCAATTATACAGATGGTTTAATGGATTATGAACTGAATAAAAACGATCATTGGGATGAAGACACTTTAATTGAGTTTGTAAAAGACTACAGCCATTTATCGGCCGACAAGTTTAATCAGGTACTCATGGATCACCTGAACCGTATTATACGGGGTCGCCGTATTGACGATGTCACATTGCTTACGCTTAAATTCTGCTAA
- a CDS encoding ABC transporter permease, translating to MPASTDYTPAQRTWQLFRRNKAALAGLAIIIITVLAALLGYLIMPDNTPAANNMSLRLSLKKPGTTFRLLRLRRPEKIDTVNLLTQMLYGQPSPYQDIPITSCHFTNDSVIVQEYVSAEDKPERKAYNIFEVVTGHPPTYKSGQVTVCNSNKHCYTFSINPALYERFRTTIQSENLSTKTFWLGTDIYGRDLLSRLILGARISLSVGLMAVLISLLIGVSIGAIAGYYGGWIDAGLSWLMNILWSLPALLLVIALSFALGKGLWQIFIAVGLSMWVEAARVVRGQVISLKQAEYIEAARALGYTQTRIIIRHILPNIAGPVLVIAASNFASAILLEAGLSFLGFGAQPPVPTWGGMIREHYGYIIMDAAYLAVLPGLAIMLMVYAFNLVTVGLRDAFDIKSQNIRL from the coding sequence ATGCCAGCTTCTACAGATTACACCCCGGCTCAACGCACTTGGCAGCTTTTCAGGCGCAACAAAGCAGCCTTAGCCGGTTTGGCTATCATTATCATCACCGTACTGGCGGCCTTGCTGGGCTATCTTATCATGCCTGATAATACGCCTGCGGCCAATAATATGTCGTTGCGGCTTAGCTTGAAAAAACCGGGCACTACTTTCCGGCTACTGCGCCTGCGTAGGCCAGAAAAAATAGATACCGTAAACCTGCTTACCCAAATGCTTTACGGCCAACCATCTCCCTATCAAGATATCCCTATCACAAGTTGTCACTTTACAAACGATTCCGTTATTGTTCAGGAGTATGTAAGTGCCGAAGATAAGCCAGAACGTAAAGCCTACAACATATTTGAGGTAGTAACCGGACATCCTCCCACTTATAAGAGCGGGCAAGTTACCGTATGTAATTCCAACAAGCACTGTTATACATTCTCAATCAATCCGGCTCTTTATGAACGTTTTAGAACTACTATTCAATCAGAAAACCTATCTACAAAAACCTTCTGGCTGGGTACGGATATTTACGGCCGCGATTTATTAAGCCGGTTAATTTTAGGGGCACGCATATCCTTATCAGTAGGTTTAATGGCTGTGCTCATCAGCTTGCTGATTGGGGTTAGCATAGGAGCCATAGCCGGCTATTACGGCGGCTGGATTGATGCCGGGCTAAGCTGGCTCATGAATATTTTGTGGTCGTTACCTGCTTTACTACTAGTTATAGCTTTATCATTCGCTTTGGGAAAAGGGCTTTGGCAAATATTTATAGCAGTGGGTCTGTCTATGTGGGTGGAAGCTGCCCGGGTGGTACGTGGTCAGGTGATCAGCTTAAAACAAGCCGAGTACATTGAGGCCGCCCGTGCATTAGGTTATACACAAACCCGCATTATCATTCGGCATATTTTACCTAATATTGCAGGACCAGTACTGGTTATAGCTGCCTCAAATTTTGCTTCGGCTATTTTGCTGGAAGCAGGTTTAAGTTTTTTAGGTTTTGGCGCCCAACCGCCCGTACCTACCTGGGGAGGCATGATACGTGAACATTATGGATATATTATTATGGATGCCGCTTATTTAGCTGTATTACCGGGTTTAGCTATCATGCTGATGGTTTATGCTTTCAATCTGGTTACGGTAGGCCTGCGTGATGCCTTCGACATAAAATCACAAAATATCCGCTTATAG
- a CDS encoding DUF4112 domain-containing protein, translated as MKTNSSTPLTGRLKWVEHIAALMDDRFRIPGTQFRFGLDPILNLIPFAGDVSGFVVAAALVWVMARHGVSRKVLILMAVSICLDALIGAIPLVGQISDFYFKANTRNIKLLKEHYEEGRHQGSGTGVLILIFLLLFAFFALFIFLLYHVALWVKSWF; from the coding sequence TTGAAAACGAATTCATCCACTCCATTAACCGGCCGCCTGAAATGGGTAGAGCACATTGCTGCACTGATGGATGATCGTTTCCGAATACCGGGCACACAGTTCCGCTTTGGCTTAGATCCCATTCTGAATCTTATTCCGTTTGCTGGTGATGTATCAGGATTTGTTGTAGCCGCAGCACTGGTATGGGTAATGGCCCGCCATGGTGTAAGCCGTAAAGTATTAATCTTAATGGCCGTTAGTATTTGCCTGGATGCCCTGATTGGCGCTATACCTTTAGTAGGGCAAATTTCAGATTTTTATTTCAAAGCCAACACCCGCAACATCAAACTACTGAAAGAGCATTATGAAGAAGGCCGGCATCAGGGTAGCGGAACCGGCGTGCTTATTCTTATTTTCCTGCTATTATTTGCCTTTTTCGCCTTGTTTATTTTCCTGCTATACCATGTTGCTCTTTGGGTAAAAAGCTGGTTTTAA
- a CDS encoding S53 family peptidase: MKKPSHIKLAGSYKEISSGEPLHDLDKEQTIEVTVRLRRKKQLPVESFTSHQITRTTYERSYAASTKDVDAIEAFAQSYHLTTADVNLARRSVILTGKISDFEEAFQVELKGYQTEAGQFRALTDEVHIPSNLENIIAGVFGLDNRPIARPMFQVAKQQDKIVSHAAAPQAFTPDQLATIYGFPAGVTGNGQCIAIIELGGGFRTADITNYFKGLGIKVPSVKAIAVDGGKNNPSTADGADGEVMLDIEVAGAVAPGATIAVYFAPNTDQGFLDAITKAIHDTQNKPSVISISWGSAEVNWTKQALDNFNEAFKTAAALGVTICVAAGDSGSRDGETDGKVHVDFPASSPYVLACGGTKLVASNNEITSETVWHESADSATGGGVSDYFALPDYQQKANVPVAIDTQFKGRGVPDVAADADPNTGYKVLVDGQQMVIGGTSAVAPLMAGLIARINEQKKKPVGFIHAQLYANASSFCHDVTSGDNKTTSKKTGYSAGKGWDACTGWGVLYKL, encoded by the coding sequence ATGAAAAAGCCATCCCACATTAAATTAGCCGGAAGCTACAAAGAAATATCCTCTGGTGAACCCCTGCACGATCTGGATAAAGAACAAACTATTGAAGTAACCGTAAGGTTGCGACGCAAAAAGCAGTTGCCTGTCGAGTCATTTACCAGCCACCAGATTACCCGGACTACTTATGAGCGAAGTTATGCGGCTTCAACCAAAGATGTGGATGCCATAGAAGCTTTTGCTCAAAGCTATCATTTAACAACCGCAGATGTTAATTTAGCCCGACGCAGTGTAATATTAACCGGCAAAATCAGCGATTTCGAAGAAGCATTTCAGGTAGAATTAAAAGGTTATCAAACAGAAGCTGGTCAGTTCCGAGCCTTAACTGATGAAGTACACATTCCATCTAACCTGGAAAATATAATTGCCGGTGTGTTCGGTTTAGATAACCGGCCTATTGCCCGGCCTATGTTTCAGGTGGCTAAACAGCAGGATAAAATTGTATCGCATGCTGCCGCTCCCCAGGCTTTTACGCCCGATCAGCTGGCTACTATTTATGGCTTCCCGGCCGGTGTAACCGGAAATGGACAGTGCATTGCTATTATTGAACTAGGTGGCGGTTTTCGTACAGCAGATATTACCAATTATTTCAAAGGCTTAGGTATAAAAGTGCCATCTGTAAAAGCCATAGCGGTTGATGGTGGTAAAAACAATCCTTCAACTGCTGATGGGGCCGATGGTGAGGTGATGCTGGATATTGAAGTAGCCGGCGCAGTAGCACCCGGCGCTACCATTGCTGTTTATTTTGCGCCCAACACCGATCAGGGTTTTTTGGATGCTATTACCAAAGCTATACACGATACACAAAACAAACCGTCGGTTATATCGATTAGTTGGGGCTCTGCCGAAGTAAACTGGACTAAACAGGCTTTAGATAACTTTAACGAAGCTTTTAAAACAGCTGCTGCCTTAGGCGTTACGATTTGCGTGGCTGCCGGTGATAGTGGTTCAAGAGATGGTGAAACGGATGGTAAGGTACATGTAGATTTTCCGGCTTCCAGCCCTTATGTGCTGGCTTGCGGCGGTACCAAGCTGGTGGCCAGCAATAATGAAATTACTTCTGAAACGGTTTGGCACGAGTCGGCAGATTCGGCTACAGGCGGAGGCGTGAGTGATTATTTTGCTTTACCCGATTATCAGCAAAAAGCCAATGTGCCGGTTGCTATTGATACCCAATTTAAAGGCCGGGGTGTTCCTGACGTAGCTGCTGATGCCGACCCGAACACGGGCTATAAAGTACTGGTAGATGGACAGCAAATGGTAATAGGTGGCACCAGTGCTGTAGCGCCTTTAATGGCAGGCCTGATAGCCAGAATTAACGAGCAAAAGAAGAAACCAGTAGGTTTTATACATGCGCAATTGTACGCTAATGCCAGTAGCTTTTGCCATGATGTAACCAGCGGTGATAATAAAACTACTAGCAAAAAAACAGGCTACAGTGCTGGTAAGGGGTGGGATGCTTGTACAGGCTGGGGTGTACTATACAAATTATAA